One genomic segment of Sebastes fasciatus isolate fSebFas1 chromosome 17, fSebFas1.pri, whole genome shotgun sequence includes these proteins:
- the cpne4b gene encoding copine-4, which translates to MSNIYESAEATLGFISSPCLAKVELRVACRGISDRDALSKPDPCVVLKMQSHGQWFEVDRTEVIRSSSSPVFSKILLVDYYFEEVQRLRFELHDISSGNNGLRDADFLGAMECTLGQIVSQRKLTKALQKQGNTSGKSSITVTAEELSGNDDYVELSFSARKLDDKDFFSKSDPFLEIFRINDDGTESLVHRTETVMNNLSPVWKSFKVSFNTLCSGDHDRELKCTVWDWDSNGKHDFIGEFQTTFKEMRVEQEGKQLQWECINPKYQMKKKNYRNSGVVIINHCKIIKMYSFLEYIMGGCQIQFTVAIDFTASNGDPRNSCSLHYIHPYQPNEYLKALVAVGEICQDYDSDKMFPAFGFGALIPPDFKVSHDFAVNFDEDNPECAGIQGVVEAYQNCLPKIQLYGPTNIAPIIQKVASSASEEMHTKEAMEYFILLILTDGVITDMADTREAIVHASHLPMSVIIVGVGNADFTDMQILDGDDGILRSPKGEPVLRDIVQFVPFKDFKHASPAALAKSVLAEVPNQVVDYYNAKGIKPKCMSDYESTRTFSP; encoded by the exons ATGAGTAACATCTACGAGTCTGCAGAGGCCACGCTGGGCTTCATCAGCTCCCCATGCCTGGCCAAAGTGGAGCTCAGAGTGGCGTGCCGAGGGATCTCGGACCGCGACGCTCTCTCCAAGCCCGACCCTTGCGTGGTGCTGAAGATGCAGTCGCACGGGCAGTGGTTTGAG gtggACCGTACAGAGGTGATTCGCAGCAGTAGCAGCCCGGTCTTCTCCAAGATCTTACTGGTGGATTACTACTTTGAGGAGGTCCAAAGGCTCCGCTTCGAACTTCACGACATCAGCTCTGGTAACAATGGCCTCCGTGACGCTGACTTCCTGGGAGCCATGGAGTGCACCTTAGGACAG atCGTCTCTCAGAGGAAACTGACCAAAGCTCTACAAAAACAGGGAAACACTTCTGGGAAGTCCTCCATAACG gtgacagcagaggAGTTGTCTGGTAACGACGATTACGTCGAACTCTCCTTCAGCGCTCGCAAGCTAGACGACAAG GATTTCTTCAGCAAGTCGGACCCTTTCCTGGAGATTTTTAGAATAAATGATGACGGTACTGAGTCGCTTGTACACAGAACTGAG ACGGTCATGAACAACCTGAGCCCAGTTTGGAAATCCTTCAAAGTTTCCTTCAACACACTCTGCAGCGGTGACCATGACAGGGAGCTAAAG TGCACAGTTTGGGACTGGGACTCTAATGGGAAACACGACTTTATTGGGGAGTTTCAGACCACCTTTAAGGAGATGAGAGTGGAGCAGGAGGGCAAACAG CTTCAATGGGAGTGCATCAACCCTAAATAccagatgaagaagaagaattacAGAAACTCTGGTGTTGTCATTATCAACCACTGCAAG ATCATCAAAATGTATTCCTTCCTGGAATACATCATGGGAGGCTGCCAAATTCAGTTCACA GTGGCAATAGACTTCACAGCATCCAATGGGGATCCTAGAAACAGCTGCTCCCTCCACTACATCCACCCCTACCAGCCCAACGAGTACCTCAAAGCTCTGGTGGCTGTGGGGGAGATCTGCCAAGACTACGACAG tGATAAAATGTTCCCTGCGTTTGGTTTTGGAGCACTGATACCACCTGACTTCAAG GTATCGCACGATTTCGCCGTGAACTTTGACGAAGACAATCCTGAATGTGCCG gaatCCAAGGCGTGGTGGAGGCCTACCAGAACTGCCTCCCTAAGATCCAGCTCTACGGTCCCACCAACATCGCCCCAATCATCCAGAAAGTGGCCTCGTCTGCCTCCGAGGAGATGCACACCAAAGAGGCcatg GAATACTTCATCCTGCTGATCCTCACAGACGGCGTCATCACCGACATGGCGGACACGCGGGAGGCCATCGTGCACGCCTCCCACCTGCCCATGTCGGTCATCATCGTCGGGGTGGGCAACGCGGACTTCACGGACATGCAGATATTGGACGGGGACGATGGGATCCTGCGCTCACCGAAGGGCGAGCCCGTCCTCCGCGACATCGTCCAGTTCGTCCCCTTCAAGGACTTCAAACAC
- the dync1li1 gene encoding cytoplasmic dynein 1 light intermediate chain 1 has translation MATSGRSALLSSTSTGPKSSLENSNQEEEDGQDLWSTILSEVSTHSRSKLPSGKNVLVMGEVGSGKTALVAKLQGVEEFMKGRGLEYLYFSVHDDDIDDQTRCNAWVLDGDLYHKGLQGVAVPVDSIGNTLLLITVDMSRPWNALDSLQKWAAVAREHIDKLRVAPETLRELEHRLVKQFQEYTEPGSGEDGTPQRRSEDEESVLLPLGDNALTHNLGIPMVVVCTKCDAISTLEKEHDYRDEHLDLIQSHIRRFCLQYGASLLYTSVKEMKNLDILYKYLVHRLYGFPFHCPAQVVERDAVFIPSGWDNEKKIAILHENFQTVKADDIFEEVIVKPPIRKIVHEKEIQAEDDQVFLVKLQSLLAKQPAVTAGRPVDTTSRAPTGSPRTSNRSAAANVANAMPQSGQTNEGVLANFFNSLLTKKAGTGGPGTPGGGNNTPGTVRKSGSKLGLSDVQAELDRISSREADSDLPNANDTPATDGQDT, from the exons ATGGCGACTTCAGGGAGGAGTGCTTTATTATCCTCCACCTCGACTGGACCTAAGAGCAGCCTGGAGAACTCcaaccaggaggaggaggacggacaGGACTTGTG gtccACCATCCTGAGTGAAGTGTCAACCCATTCAAGATCTAAGCTACCGTCTGGGAAAAATGTCCTGGTCATGG gtGAGGTGGGTTCGGGGAAGACAGCCTTGGTTGCGAAGCTGCAGGGGGTTGAAGAGTTCATGAAAGGGCGGGGCCTGGAATACCTCTACTTCAGTGTCCATGATGACGACATTGATG aCCAAACTAGGTGTAACGCCTGGGTGTTAGACGGAGACCTTTACCACAAAGGTCTGCAGGGAGTAGCTGTGCCAGTGGACTCCATCGGCAACACGTTGCTTCTGATAACGGTTGACATGTCGCGGCCGTGGAACGCCCTGGACTCCCTCCAGAAGTGGGCGGCCGTCGCTAGGGAACACATTGACAAACTCCGGGTCGCCCCGGAAACGCTGCGGGAGCTGGAGCACAGAC ttGTAAAACAGTTCCAGGAGTACACAGAGCCAGGCAGTGGGGAGGATGGCACCCCGCAGAGGAGGAGCGAAGACGAGGAGAGTGTGCTGCTGCCGTTAGGAGACaacgcactcacacacaaccTGGGAATACCAATGGTGGTGGTCTGCAccaag TGTGATGCCATCAGCACATTGGAGAAGGAGCACGACTACAGAGACGAACACCTGGACCTCATCCAGTCTCACATCAGACGTTTCTGTCTGCAGT ACGGTGCGTCTCTGCTTTACACATCAGTGAAGGAGATGAAAAACCTGGACATCCTGTACAAATATCTGGTCCACAGACTCTACGGCTTTCCCTTCCATTGCCCGGCACAAGTGGTGGAAAGAGACGCCGTCTTCAT TCCATCAGGATGGGACAATGAGAAGAAGATTGCCATACTCCACGAGAACTTCCAGACAGTAAAAGCAGACGACATCTTTGAGGAAGTAATAGTCAAACCGCCAATCAGAAAG ATTGTACACGAAAAGGAGATTCAAGCAGAAGATGACCAAGTGTTTCTGGTAAAACTGCAG TCGCTGCTCGCCAAACAGCCCGCTGTGACAGCAGGGCGGCCAGTG GACACCACCAGTAGAGCACCCACCGGCTCCCCCAGGACGAGTAACCGCTCCGCAGCGGCCAACGTAGCAAACGCAATGCCACAGTCGG GTCAGACCAATGAGGGTGTGTTGGCCAACTTCTTCAACAGTCTACTGACAAAGAAAGCAGGGACAGGGGGGCCCGGGACGCCAGGTGGCGGTAACAATACTCCGGGAACAGTACGCAAGTCAG GTTCGAAGCTGGGTCTGAGCGATGTACAGGCGGAGCTGGACCGCATATCCAGCCGGGAGGCTGACTCGGACTTGCCCAATGCCAACGACACTCCTGCCACCGACGGCCAGGACACATGA